The Pseudomonadota bacterium genomic interval CGACTACTTGTGAAATGATTGTCGTTTCAGAGGCGCGATGCGCTTTTGACCGAGACCCTGCCTGGCTATGCGGACGGTATCCGAGGCTGCCACCGCTCCGCGTCGTTCTCCCGGCCGATCCTCCGAAGCCCTGCAGCGACGACTCCGCGCATGAGCGCATGGTGCGAGTCCGTGTCGCCCCGGAGCGCGTCATCCAATGCGGCCCGGTACGTGTTCGGGAGACATCGGGCGGCACCGCGGAGCGTGCGGATCGCGGCGTCGTGCATCCCGGCGCCGAAGAACGCGAGAGGGATGTCCAGGTAGCCGGGCTCACATACCCGGGCGTGCTCGCACACGTCGACGTACTTCGCGGCCTCCGCGAGGCCTCCCTGCTTCTGCAGCGTCAACACGAGCTCCCAGGGATGCGAGAGATGCTCCTGGTAGCCGATGTGCAGCGGCGGGAGCTTCGTCTCGAAATTCCATTGCGGAACCGAGAACCCGAACTCGTCCAGGTAGCGCCTCACGAGGCTCGGGACGACGCTGTCCGGATCGAGGCAGGAGAGCGCCGACTCGATGCACTGCGGGAGCACGCGGCTCAATATCGAGAACTGGATGCAGTCGTTCGCCGTGCTGTCCTCTCGCGCGAACGGCCAGAGATAAGGCTGCAGCGACTCGGCCTGCACGGCGGAGAAGTCGACGCCCAGCGACGCCGCGTCGGCGCTCCCCGGCACGCACGTGTACGGGAACTGCACCGACGGCAGCCCCTGCGACCAGACGAAGCACGCGGTGCGGATCGACTCCTCGAGCGACGTGTCTGGGTGGCCGACGATGATGTCCGAGGACATCTCGAGGTCGCCGTAGCCGGCGTCGCGCATCATCTGCAGCGTGTCGAGGTAGTCCTGGAGCGTCTCCCGCCTTCCCCATTTCCGGGCGATACCGCGGTCGTGCGTCTGCAACGGGATGCCGACGTCGATCGTCCCGGCGGCTCGGATCAGCTCCGCGCGTTTCGGTGTGATCCCCAGCGGCTCGAAGCCCGCCCAGACGATCGTCGTCGTGTCGCGCTTCGCGAGCCCTGCGAACAGCCGGTCGGTCGACTCGGCCGCGGCGCCGCGAAACACGGAGGGCGCGTAGAGCGCCAGGAGCGAGACGCCCGACGCCATCATGCGATCCACCTCGGCGAGCACCTCGTGCTCCGGGTACGTCGTCGGCTTGCCGGTCTCGATCCTGTGGAAGGCGCAGTACGCGCAGCGGTTCGGGCAGCCGCGTCCGGCCACGACGAAACCGCAATGCCCGGCCTGCGCGCCGAGCGTCTCTTCCGATTCCGTGAGGATGCCGTGGTGCACGTAGTCGGCACCCATCCGCGCGCACTCTTCCGCGCACAGCGAGGCGTACGTTCCCCCGACCGAGACAGGCACGCCCGGGAGCGCGGAGCGCACGACGCGGATCGTCTCCTTCAGGAGGTCGCGATCGTAGGCGAAGAGCGACGTGATCCACACCTGGCTCGGTCTGCCCGCGGCAACGAGCCGCTCTCGAAGGTTCTCCTCGTCGAGCCCGAACGCGTAGCACTCCACGTCCTTGGGCTGCGCGGTGCGCGGCCCTGCCGGGCGCTGCCCGATACGCCGGGCGCCCGCACCCGCGTCGGTGTGGCAGTTGATGTGCGCGACCGTCACCCCTCTCCCCTCGAGCCAGCGGATGAGCCGCTGCGTGTGGAGGTTCACGGTGTAGAGATCATGGCCGTAAAGGAAGATCCGCGACTCGACGACGAGCGTCGGCGGCGTGATGAACACGACCGAGTCCCCGCGTCCCGGTAGAAGAAGATCACGCATCGTCGTGCTCCGTCGCCTGTGGCTCTCTTTGCGGGTCGAGCTGCGCCGCGTACGACCTGTCGACCGCGGGAAGCAACATCTTGAACTTCGTGCCTCGCGCGCCACTCGTCACGAGCTCGAGGCCTCCGCCGGCCGCGCGGGCGATCTGCGACGCCAGGTAGATGCCGAGCCCGACGCCGCGGCTCTTGCCGAACGTGTTGTACGGTCGAAACAGATTGTTGCGAACCTGGGCCGGAAGGCCGGGACCATCGTCCGCGATCGTGAGCGAGATCTCGGAATCGTTCTCCTCGCAGTCGACGCGCACACGGCGGGCACCCGCCTCGATGGCGTTGTCCACGAGGCTCTGCAGCGACAGGGCGATCATGCTCTCCTGACCGCTCACCCAGACGTCGGGGATCGGACCCCATTCGAGTCGATCCTCGTCGCCCGGGTCGGCGGTCTCCACGTTCGACGCGATCTTCGGGAGGTGGAACGACGGCGGCGCCTGGGCGCCGGAGCGCAGCCCGTCGAGGAAGTCGTCGATCAACGAGACCGTGCGCTCCAGGTTGCCGATCGCCGAGGAGACCGCGCCGGACGTGTCGTCCTTGCCGTTCTGCCACCTGCCGAGCTCCACGACGCCGTCGGCCGCCTTGTGCAGGCTCCCCCGCACGCGGTGCGCGAGGCTCGCCATCTTCACCTCCATCTCGGCGACGACGCCCGAACGGCAGGAGCCCACGAGCGTCTCGAGCCGGTTGAGCACGTCCTCGGAGCGGAGGGTGTGCATCTTGTGGCTTCGGCGGTGCCGGGTGATGCTGCCCATGGAGAAGAAGAAGACCAGACCTATCCCGTAGATCGTGACGCAGATCGGATCGATCTCCCCGCCCAGGAGAAAGAAGGCAAACGACCCGACGAGCGGGGCGAGCCCCACGAGCGTGAAGGAGAAGGAGATCCCCCAGTAGAGACAGCTGAAGGCGAAGAAGCCGGTGAACACGTACGAGGCCGGCGGCAAAGAATACGCCGCGGTGCTCAGGAACGCCGCCGAGTAGAGCGTATTCTCCACGAGCTGCAGAGCGCCAAGGACGTTCATTCGGGGGCTCCCGAATCTCCAGGACAACACGGAAGCCAACCCCGCCAGGAAAGTAACCAGAATCGGGAAGACGAAATTCCGCAAACCGATGGCGTTGTGCACACTCGGCACGAAACGAAAAACGAGAACAGCACCGATCCATACAACGACCGGGACAAATGCCGATGCGGGTCGGCACCCATCCACAATCGCGTCAGCGTCGAAAGAGTCGACGAATCGCTTCCACTCGCGACCCATCAAGCTGATAGAAGACGACATCGCTTCACCACACCTCGCGTCAGCTCGTTTAGGAACGATGCGGCATGGCCACAGGAATAGTCCGAGAGGTCGTTCGCTACGGTTCGGCTGAAACTGGTCACACGGTCGACTGGTAGACTCCGCAACCGACTATCATCGGTTTCATCGTCCGCGATGATTTGAAGCAGAGTGCCGAAAGACCTTCCGTACTCGACGAACGATGCGGGTTCGACATCGGCAACCGCTGCTGCGATCCGGAAATACGTGCCGAACTGCTCGCCTGCGCTGAGGCGCGCCACGCGTTCGTAGGTCGCGATGTCCCAGGGATCGCGGACCAGCTCGAGGCGTTGACCGGTCAGCATGATCGCGAGCGTCCGGTACGGCTCGAGCATCAGCGCGCAACGCATCCCCGGATCGAGTGTCTCGACGAGCTCCGCGAGTCGCACCGCGACGAGGCTCAAGAGCTGCACCTGCGCGTTAATCCGCAGCGACATCGGCACGTCGGAGAAATAAGCGTCGGTATCGCCGTCCTGGAGATCGTCGGTTACCGAGCACGCGGCGTAGAACATCTCGCACACCGAGCCGGCGACGAGCGCCCGCGGCTCATCGACTTTCAGCTCCCGCGACAGAGAGAACACGAGGCCCCCGGGGTGCACACCGCGAACCTTGTCGAGCACCGGCTGGATGAGAAGACGGCACTCCGCATCGAGCAGAGTCCCGGTCTCGGAGATCTCGCCGAGCCACGCGCGCGTGCACCGGCTCACGGCCGGGTTGTTGAGAAACGGGAGCACTGTCCCCTATGGCAAGTAGGGCATTACTTCGTCCTCGCCATCGCGAAGCTCGTTCGCCGTGCTCGACTCGCTCACCGCACGGTCGAACAGCTCTTCGAGCTTCGCGTACGTCGCGTCGCCTTGACGGACGACCTCGAGCCGGACGTCGCCGCCGGCGAGCACTTGGTGCATCGCTGCG includes:
- a CDS encoding radical SAM protein, whose protein sequence is MRDLLLPGRGDSVVFITPPTLVVESRIFLYGHDLYTVNLHTQRLIRWLEGRGVTVAHINCHTDAGAGARRIGQRPAGPRTAQPKDVECYAFGLDEENLRERLVAAGRPSQVWITSLFAYDRDLLKETIRVVRSALPGVPVSVGGTYASLCAEECARMGADYVHHGILTESEETLGAQAGHCGFVVAGRGCPNRCAYCAFHRIETGKPTTYPEHEVLAEVDRMMASGVSLLALYAPSVFRGAAAESTDRLFAGLAKRDTTTIVWAGFEPLGITPKRAELIRAAGTIDVGIPLQTHDRGIARKWGRRETLQDYLDTLQMMRDAGYGDLEMSSDIIVGHPDTSLEESIRTACFVWSQGLPSVQFPYTCVPGSADAASLGVDFSAVQAESLQPYLWPFAREDSTANDCIQFSILSRVLPQCIESALSCLDPDSVVPSLVRRYLDEFGFSVPQWNFETKLPPLHIGYQEHLSHPWELVLTLQKQGGLAEAAKYVDVCEHARVCEPGYLDIPLAFFGAGMHDAAIRTLRGAARCLPNTYRAALDDALRGDTDSHHALMRGVVAAGLRRIGRENDAERWQPRIPSA
- a CDS encoding HAMP domain-containing histidine kinase, with translation MNVLGALQLVENTLYSAAFLSTAAYSLPPASYVFTGFFAFSCLYWGISFSFTLVGLAPLVGSFAFFLLGGEIDPICVTIYGIGLVFFFSMGSITRHRRSHKMHTLRSEDVLNRLETLVGSCRSGVVAEMEVKMASLAHRVRGSLHKAADGVVELGRWQNGKDDTSGAVSSAIGNLERTVSLIDDFLDGLRSGAQAPPSFHLPKIASNVETADPGDEDRLEWGPIPDVWVSGQESMIALSLQSLVDNAIEAGARRVRVDCEENDSEISLTIADDGPGLPAQVRNNLFRPYNTFGKSRGVGLGIYLASQIARAAGGGLELVTSGARGTKFKMLLPAVDRSYAAQLDPQREPQATEHDDA